Below is a window of Wenzhouxiangella sp. XN201 DNA.
GTCGTCGAGCTCGACGACGATGCGTTCATCGTCCGAGTCTTCGTCCTTGTCCTTGCCATTGCCATTTTCATCAGCGCCGTTCATGCCGTCTTCTTCGGCATCTTCGGGGGCGAAGGGGTTGTCGGCTTCCGGGTCGAGCAGGAAGGCGTAGATGCCACTCACGCGGTCGGTGGCGTAGTTCCACTCTCGACCGGAGATTTGAGGCGAGAACTCACGGTCGGCGACGAAATACAGCGCCTTGCCGTCAGGCGAGAAGGCCGGCCCGTATTCCGAGAACAGGCCTTCGGTGATCTGATGGGTCTCGCCACCGTCGATGTCGTGCAGGTACAGCGCGCGCAGACCGTTGTCCTGCGTCAGGCTGAAGGCCAGCCACTGACCGTCCGGCGACCAGACATAGTCACGATTGCGCCAGCCCGGATCGCGGCCGACCCGTTCGAGCCCACCGCCACCGTCGGCAGCAATGACGTAGATGATGCCGTCCTTGTCGGATATGGCAATGCGTTCACCGTCGGGGGAGTAACGCGGATGGTAGAAGCGCGTCTGGTTGCCCGTGGTCAGCGCTGCAGGTTCGGCGCTGCCGTCTGCCGGCGCGGTGTAGAGCTCTTCCTCGCCGCTGACATCGGATACGAATGCCACCGTCTTGCCGTCCGGCGACCAGTCGACCTCGCGCTCGTGGGCGTAGGAGCGGTGCGTGATCGCGCGCGTCACGCCCTTGTCGACCGGCGCATTGAACAGATTGCCGCGCGCCCCGAACAAGACCCGCATGCCGGTCGGGCTCAGGCGGGCATCATTGATCTGATCCGACACGTCGACGCTGCGCACGTGACGGTTGATACCGTCGTCGGGTACGTAGATATCGATGCCGGCATCCGTGCCATTGCCGGTATCGAAGACGCGCAGCAAGCCACCGTGTTCATACACGATGCGGCCGTCGCGATCGGCGCTGGCCCAGCGCACATCGTAGTCTTCGTGCGCAGTCAGTTGCTCGGACTCGCCGCCCTCGGCGTCGGTGCGGTAGAGATTGAGCGTGCCGTCGCGGTCGGAGACGAAATAGGCCTGGCCGTCGATCCACATCGGGTCGCGCTCGGTGCGCTCGTGATCGGTAATCTGGCGGGCATCACCGGCCTCCAGGTCGAACAGCCACAGATCCTGGGCCCAACCGCCCTGGTAACGCTTCCAGGTGCGGAAATCACGGAACAGCGGGGAATAGAAAATCTTCGATCCGTCGTCGCTGAACGTGCCGGCACCGGAGACCGGCATTGGGAGAACCTCGGGCGGGCCGCCGTCGCGCGCCACGGTGTAGAGTCGCGCCGTCGAAGAGCCCCAGGCATCGCGCTGGGAACGGAACAGCACGGCCTCGCCATCCGGTGTCCAGCCATAGACCTGGTTATCGTAGCCCCAGCGCGGCGGCAGAGGCCCGGAAGCCGGGTACCAGGTCAACTGCTCGGGCTCGCCCCCGGAGGCCGGCATGACATAGACCTGTTCGTCGCCAGCATACTGCCCGGTAAACGCGATCCAGCGACCGTCCGGCGAAAATTTCGGAAACAGCTCCAGCCCCGGATGAGCGGTCAGGCGCCAGGCCGTCCCACCCGCCGCCGGCGCCGACCAAAGGTCGCCGCCGTAGCTGAATACGACATGGTCGCCGTGGATGTCGGGAAAACGCAGCAGCTTGGTCTGTGCCACGGCCAGTCCGGCCAGAAGCGCCAGCAACAATCCGAAAGCGATGCGCGAGGGGCTGAAACAGGAGGGTCTGCTTGTAATCACGGGTGTACTCCACCGGGCAATGAGAGTTCAGGAAACGATACTACGGTCTGCAAAGCGAGCCGCGCGCGTGTCGAAAGTCATGAACCAGAGTCGGGCCTGATCGGGCGGCCGAGACGCCACCCGACCCGGGCCAAAGCCTATTCGGTCTCGTCTTCGATCTCGCCCTCTTCCTCTTCGGAGGCGGCAATGCGGGCCATGCCGATGAGCTGCTCGTCCTCGGCCAGGCGAATCAGCGTCACGCCCTGGGTATTACGGCTCAGGCGCGAGATTTCGGCCGCCGAGGTGCGAACCAGTGTTCCGGCGTTGGAGGTGAGCATGACATCATCGTCCTCGCTGACCGCCAGCGCGGCCACCAGCGGGCCGTTGCGACCCTGGGTCTGAATGCCGATCACGCCCTGACCGCCGCGCTTGTGGACCGGGAACTCCTCCAGCGGCGTGCGCTTGCCGTACCCATGGGCCGTGCCGAGCAGCACGTCGCCCTCGTCGGCGACCAGCATCGAGACGACTTGCTGTTCATCCTTGAGACGGATACCGACCACGCCGCGCGTCTGGCGCCCCATCGGCCGGGCGTCCGTCTCGTGGAAGCGCACGGTCTTGCCCGAGGACGAGAACAGCAGAATGTCGCGATTGCCTTCGGTGAAGGCCACATCGACCAGCTCGTCGCCTTCTTCAAGCAGCACCGCCCAGATGCCATTGGAACGGATATTGGCGAAATCCGACAGCGGGGTCTTCTTGACCCTGCCGGAACGTGTCGCGAAGAACACGAACCAGTCGTCCGGAAACTCGCGTGTGGGCAGCACGGCATTGATGCGTTCATCCTCGTCGAGTGGCAGCAGGTTGACCATCGGCCGGCCGCGGCTGTTGTGGCCGGCCTGCGGCAGTTCGTAAACCTTGGTCTTGTAGACCTTGCCGGCGGACGTGAATACCAACAGGGTGTCGTGGGTGTTGGTAACCCAGAAACGCTCGACGAAATCCTCGTCCTTGGTCTTCGCCGCCGAGCGTCCGCGGCCACCACGCTTCTGCGCGCGATAGCGATCGAGCGGCTGGTACTTGGCGTAACCGGCGTGCGACAGCGTGACGACCACGTCCTCGGGCGTGATCAGGTCTTCCATGGTCAGGTCGAGATGATCGCGAACGATCTCG
It encodes the following:
- a CDS encoding S41 family peptidase, producing the protein MITSRPSCFSPSRIAFGLLLALLAGLAVAQTKLLRFPDIHGDHVVFSYGGDLWSAPAAGGTAWRLTAHPGLELFPKFSPDGRWIAFTGQYAGDEQVYVMPASGGEPEQLTWYPASGPLPPRWGYDNQVYGWTPDGEAVLFRSQRDAWGSSTARLYTVARDGGPPEVLPMPVSGAGTFSDDGSKIFYSPLFRDFRTWKRYQGGWAQDLWLFDLEAGDARQITDHERTERDPMWIDGQAYFVSDRDGTLNLYRTDAEGGESEQLTAHEDYDVRWASADRDGRIVYEHGGLLRVFDTGNGTDAGIDIYVPDDGINRHVRSVDVSDQINDARLSPTGMRVLFGARGNLFNAPVDKGVTRAITHRSYAHEREVDWSPDGKTVAFVSDVSGEEELYTAPADGSAEPAALTTGNQTRFYHPRYSPDGERIAISDKDGIIYVIAADGGGGLERVGRDPGWRNRDYVWSPDGQWLAFSLTQDNGLRALYLHDIDGGETHQITEGLFSEYGPAFSPDGKALYFVADREFSPQISGREWNYATDRVSGIYAFLLDPEADNPFAPEDAEEDGMNGADENGNGKDKDEDSDDERIVVELDDLSERLVRVPVDAGNYSNLVVAENGVLFGERDAFYYGRGPEAPPRLKLFKFDERKVVDFVSGVQGVDASLDGKRVLVRSGGGWKVYDIAKEGKDGKDVVTSGLTAQVDPVAEWRTIFDEVWRRFRDHFYVENMHGYDWEALRERYLPLLEHVAHRSDLNYLIGEMIAELNVSHAYVSGGDERLPERPSVALLGARFEIDGGRYRIAEILEGQNDEPRYRSPLTAAGVDVSEGDYILAINGRSLSAEANIYQQLTIPSGQALSLTVSSRADGRDAREVLVEPIADETSLHYLAWVLANHRRVTEATDGRVGYLHVPDMGPNGIREFIKWFYGQIRKDGLVVDVRSNGGGNVSQMLIERLSRKPLSLGYSRTQPNVSTYPYQAFNGHMAAILDENSASDGDIFPWQFRNAGLGPLIGKQSWGGVVGITSHGPVIDGGSVNVPEFGFLNVDGEWVIEGEGVAPDIEVENDPASVIAGEDPQLERAIEEVMKQIEADPPRFPERPEPPVKVN